Genomic window (Nicotiana tabacum cultivar K326 unplaced genomic scaffold, ASM71507v2 Un00353, whole genome shotgun sequence):
GGAGAGGCAAAAGGTGGTCGTGCCAGGGGCCCCGGGCAAGcctgtcataatcgtggaaggggCTCGTGTTACCCCCGTTATTATTAAGCCAGTGACCCAGTTGCCAATGGTTGACACAAAGTCCGTCCCGTGGAATTACAAACAGGTGATAGTAAcgtacaaagggaaagaagtagaGGAAGAAGTCAATGGAACCGGAGGGCTGACTCGTTCCGGGAGATGTTTTACCCCAGAAGAACTGAGGAAAACCAAGCCATCCAAGGACGGCCACATCCCAGTAAAAAAGCCGGtcaccgaagaagaggctgaggaattcctgaaaaagatgaaaatgcaagactattccattgtagaacagttgaggaaaacaccagctcagatctctcttctgtctttgctgatacattcagatgaacaccgcAAAGCCCTGATAAAGAttttgaacgaggcccatgttcctgataagatcacggtgaaccacttggaaaagattgctaacAAGATTTTCGAAGCGAACATGATCACTTTCTCAGATGATGAACTCCCtatagagggtacagaacacaatcgagctctttatctcacagtGAAGTGCGAGGATTTTGCTGTCTCAAGGGtactggtggataacggttcTAGTGCGAATATTTGCCCTCTGTCCACTTTGCAAAAGTTGAAGATTGGCACCGAAAGGATCCACATTAATAATGTATGCGTTCGAGGCTTCGATGGAGGAGGGAAAGATTCTGTCGGTGATATAATGCTAAATTTGTCAATAGGGCCGgttgagttcactatggagttccaagtgctagatgtgGCTGCCTCTTATAACTTGTTGTTGGGCAGGCCCTGGATCCACGCTGCCAAGGCAATCCCGtcttctctgcatcaaatggtaaagttcgaatgggacagacaggaaatagttgtgcacggtgatgAGAACTTATCTGCTTACAATGACACAATCGTTCCAtttattgaagttgaagatgataaAGGGCCTTGGGTTTACCAAATGTTCGAAACAGTGTCTGTCGGGAAAATTCCCGAAGGAAAATGCATCCTGGGTCCGAAGATACCATCCGCGGCTGTCATGGTAGCAAATGAAATATTGAAGAATGGTTTTCTGCCGGGCAAAGGTCTGGGTTcatctctgcagggtattgtGCATCCGGTGTGTCCACGTGAAAGttttggtacatttggtttgggattcacacTCACAGGGAAGGACGTGAAAAAGGCTAAAAGTTTGAAAGGAAAGGCATGGTCACTTCCTAAGCTTGTTCCACATATCtccaagtcttttgtcaagccaggggTCGCAAAACGCCCAATATCAGCGGTCCCAAAACCTGTGGTCGACTTTGatgaagagttgatcaagaggttccagaGTTTGTTTGATGAGGTTAATATGGTAGAAATCGGGGAAGGTTCCAGTAATGCCGATGTGCAGCTCGTTGGGCCAaatgtgaagcttagcaattggaaagctactcctctccctgcCCGGAAGAAGTTTTGTTCcttttatgttggtttcaatgacatgacatgcatgaggaattttcagccaaatcttaaaagccaatctaattctgaaataacgaTCCAAGAAGTAGAGGGTGATGATGAAACAGAATACGATGAAGAGGCGGCATTTGAGAAAGTCAGTAGAGAACTAaaacacttcgaagaaaaacccaagcctaatttgaatgaaaccgaagcaatcaatttaggggatcaaaataatgtcagagaaaccaagataagtgtgcatctggaaccgcaaatcaaggaagaaataatcaaaacactATTTGCATAtaaagatgtctttgcatggtcgtatgacgacatgccaggcttgAGTACTGATTTGGTAGCTCATAAATTGCCAACCGACCctacattccctcctgtcaagcaaaagttaagaaagttcaagactgatatgagtgtgaagattaaagaagaaatcgcAAAGCAActggaggcaaaggtcattcggatcactcagtatcccacttggttagctaatgtggtaccagtaccaaagaaggatggtaagacgagggtgtgtgttgattatcatgatctcaacaaggcaagtccaaaggataactttccattgccgaatatccacattctgattgataattgtgccaagcacgagatcgggtctttcgtggattgttatgtgggatatcatcagatcctgatggacgaggaagatgcagaaaagacagcattcatcacgccatgggggacgtattgctaccgggtaatgccattcggtttaaagaatgctggggcaacttacatgagggcaatgactactatatttcatgacatgatacacaaggaaattgaggtttatgtagatgatgcgatcataaagtcaaagaagcagtccgaccatgttggggatttgagaaagtttttccaaaggctccgcaggtacaacctcaagctcaatccggCGAAATATGCATTTGGTGTCCCGTCGgggaaactgttgggattcatagtcagtcgacgcggcatcgagttggatccgtcaaagattaaGGCCATCCAAGAACTACTACCACCAAAGaataaaactgaggtgatgagcctGCTCGGGaggttaaactacatcagcaggtttattgctcaactcacaacaacttgtgagcccatctttaagttacTAAAGAAGAATGCTGCGGTTAagtggaccgatgagtgtcaggaagcatttgataagatcaagaatTACCTGCTGAACCcccctgtgttggtcccgccagaacctgggagacctttaatCCTCTATTTGACAGTCACggataattcttttggttgtgtgttgggtcaacacgacatcacgggcaagaaagagcaagccatttattacctcagcaagaagttcactccttatgaggttaagtatactcttcttgaaaggacatgttgcgccctgacttgggtggcgcaaaagttgaagcattatctgtcatcctacactacttacctcatttctcgcatggatcctctaaggtatatctttcagaagcctatgcccacagggaggttggcaaagtggcagattttactcacagaatttgacatcatctatgtgactcgaaccgcgatgaaagcccaagccctagccgatcacttggccgaAAATTCGGTGGATGAAGCATATGAGccattgaagacttattttcctgatgaggaagCGATGTATGTTGACGAGGCTGATCatgatgaaaagccaggttggaaacttttctttgatggagccgccaatatgaaaggtgtcggaatagggGCTGTACTCATTTTTGAAACAAGGCATCACTATCCCGTAACAGCTcgacttcgattttattgcactaacaacatggctgaatacgaggcatgcatcctgggtttgaggttagctatagacatgggagttcaagaaatattggttttgggagactcaaatttgttggttcaccagattcagggagaatgggagacccgtgatttgaagctcataccgtatcgacaatgtctgcatgatctttgtcaacgattcaggtcgttagaattcaggcatattcccaggattcataatgagattgccgaCGCCTTGgccactctggcgtcaatgttacaccatccggatgAGATTTATGTCGACCCTCTGCATATCCaaatccgtgatcagcatgcctattgcaatgTGGTCGAGGAGGAACTCAATGGCGAGCCTTGGTTCCACGACGTTGAGGAATACATCAAATTAGGGGTATATCTGACACATGCCACAagcgatcaaaagagaaccattcgacgtctggctagcggatttttcttaagtgggggaatattgtataagagaactccagatctaggtttactaaggtgtatagatgctaaacaagcctcgactatcatggccgaagtgcattccggggtttgcgggccacatatgagtgggtatgtcttGACGaggaagattcttcgagcaggttattattggctcaccatggaacgtgattgcatcagctttgtttgcaaatgtcatcaatgccaggtgcacggtgatttgattcattccccgccaTCTGAGCTACATACAATATCGACGCCTTGGCtctttgtcgcttggggcatggatgtcattggaccgattgagccggccgcgtcaaatgggcataggtttattctggtggccattgattactttactaaGTGGGTCGAAGATGTAACTTTCAAGTCCGTAACCAAGAAGgtagtggtagattttgttcattcaaacatcatttgccggtttggaattcccaaggtaatcatcacagataatgctgttaacctcaacagtcatttgatgaaagaggtatgccaacagttcaagattacgcaTCGAAACTCCACTCCATATCATCCTAAGGCAAACGGAGAtgttgaggctgctaacaagaacataaagaagatacttcgaaagatggtgcaaggttcgaggcaatggcataaAAAGTTACCTTTTActttgctgggttatcgcactactgttcgcacttcaataGGTGCAACCCCCTATTTGATGGTATATGGAACCGAGGCAGTTATACCTGCGGAAGTCGAGATTCCATCCCTGCGGgtcattgttgaagctggaattgatgatgatgagtgggtcaaaacccggctagagcaattgagtttgattgacgaaaaaagattggcagcagtatgtcatggtcaattgtatcagaaaaGGATGGCAaaagcatacaataagaaggttcGACCCctaaaatttgaagtgggtcagctggtattgaaacgcatccttccacatcaggctgaggctaaaggcaagtttgccccaaactggaaGGGGCCTTTCATTGTGACAAAGGTGTTGCTCAATggcgctttgtatttaacagacatagaaggcaaatgtgtggatatggctatcaattctgatgcagtcaagagatattatgtatgatttctttgcttatcttcaatcgCATTTTGTACTAGACACGTTCAAAGTTAGAATggcgaaggcattttattctgctatctcaaacacttttatcatttgttacccctttttgagccttatttattttctttcatacccctcttttggaatcagaagccgtgttagaaatataaaagaataaaaaaaaagagaaaagaaaaaaaaaagaaaaagaaaaaaagaaggaaaagagaaaagcaaagaaagaaaaaagaaaagaaaggaaaaaaaaaaagaaaagcaaaataacaaaaacaaaactcttatgtttgaactacgttcgacctgattccttttaaggatacgtaggcagccttacacggttcggtcccttcaaaaaaaaatccaaaaagtccccagattcgaagaaacaggggcagaagttttagttttgtaaaaagatctggttccaaaagttgtaattttgaaccccttcatctcaaattattttgagcctgcatgccaccctttctttctaaccctgtccaaaacctacattacagtccaaagaaagaccttctgatcgaCTTTGAGGATGCCAAGTCAAGTGAGATGAAGGTATTATTTACATCGCGGGTAGCACCTTTGTTCACGGGCACGAGGAAaagtgaataaatgagagagtcttattggtgaaaaccctcacgggcaccataaggcgatggtgagctgaGGAAGagttaaaatgagagagtcttattggtgaaaaccctcacgggcaccgtaaggcggcggtgagttgagagatggacaaatgagagaggcttgttggtgaaaacccctcggggcactacaagtcgaaagAGGTTGGTAACTTTACGGAAAAGTTGGATCGTTGAAAGCCCGGGTTTTGAAGTATGAAGAAATGACATGAACAGAAATGTGATTAGTTGAATGGATTAGGCTGATCAATCCGAAATGCGTGTCATGATCATTATAGCCAGCTGATtcattcagataagtctcttttcaattttttcttcaaatagtcatctcagtttttctttttatattcctAATTCTCGAAGTCACTTCGCTTCGTTTTTCTTTTGGGTCTATTTTTCTAAGTCTCTGTCAAATTAGTCTTTTGTTAAGCAAGCAAGgaaggacttcaaagctcactactgGCTTTTTATTTGCACCAAGCAAAACTTGGCCAGGCACATCCAAAGTGACATGGTTTAGAATGAGCAATGCGATGGTAACTGAAGTTCAGGTGGTCAAGTGATTTGTGAATTTGTAGGAAATACAAAGGTTCCACAATTGTCATAATGAAAGTGTTATACGACGAGTTGAGTGTAAGGGATGCAAGTCATTCAGAGGTTTTGTGTTCAAGGCCCGATTAAAAGGTCAAGCAATTCTTTGTAGCCCTAAGAAGCTAATCAAAATGAAAAGGATAGTGGCAGAAGCAGACACCTTCAGCAAGGATGCCGCAAACTAACCGCCACAgtttcaaactaacaaaattttctttgttttaaacAGGGGAAAGAAATCTTGTTTGCTTTGCTAGGAATCCCCCATGAGGAAAGTATGTCCCAGATAAgttcagttttaagttttcaggaccctcctggacaatgggatcTAATTTtaagtttcaggaccctcctggataatgagatgcAACTAACAATCAATGAATGTTCCTGGtataaattggggcagaaaattttctctgttttgtctatgttgttatattgcaggcacccacctggagaatgagggaattcatttcaagtttttaagtcatcaggcgcccacctggagaacgagggaattcgtttcagttttaagtcaacaggcgcccacctggaaaatgagggaatttatttcggttttaagtcatcaggcgcccacctggagaacgagggaattcatttcagtttaagacatcaggcgcccacctggagaacgagggaatttatttcaagtttttaagtcatcaggcgcccacctggagaacgagggaattcgtttcagttttaagtcagcaggcgcccactggaaaacgagggaatttatttcggttttaagtcatcaggcgcccacctggagaacgagggaattcatttcagtttaagacatcaggcgcccacctggagaatgagggaatttatttcaagttttaagtcatcaggcgcccacctggagaacgagggaatttatttcaaagtttttaagtcatcaggcgcccacatggagaatgaggaaatatatttcaagtttttaagtcatcaggcgcccacctggagaacgagggaattcatttcagttta
Coding sequences:
- the LOC107765109 gene encoding LOW QUALITY PROTEIN: uncharacterized protein LOC107765109 (The sequence of the model RefSeq protein was modified relative to this genomic sequence to represent the inferred CDS: deleted 1 base in 1 codon) — encoded protein: MKIAAETPARSERDEKIITNLRRKVHDYSFDLTKAERDLFNAQARLAKGAEEDARLAHQLKQKYDKEVAILQKKLVALENEMIKQTKDFKTEREHCYALIYQLQESLKQLQDQSNTDTQVLEARAQQIGQPGGAKHQQNPLPTHAETHMIEIVHKDGEPKNFSKSVMMIWASESNPIKALDSAKAMSLAIKGVSEKPSALNVKPSVLVVKGPPVDVEANQERQKVVVPGAPGKPVIIVEGARVTPVIIKPVTQLPMVDTKSVPWNYKQVIVTYKGKEVEEEVNGTGGLTRSGRCFTPEELRKTKPSKDGHIPVKKPVTEEEAEEFLKKMKMQDYSIVEQLRKTPAQISLLSLLIHSDEHRKALIKILNEAHVPDKITVNHLEKIANKIFEANMITFSDDELPIEDSVGDIMLNLSIGPVEFTMEFQVLDVAASYNLLLGRPWIHAAKAIPSSLHQMVKFEWDRQEIVVHGDENLSAYNDTIVPFIEVEDDKGPWVYQMFETVSVGKIPEGKCILGPKIPSAAVMVANEILKNGFLPGKGLGSSLQGIVHPVCPRESFGTFGLGFTLTGKDVKKAKSLKGKAWSLPKLVPHISKSFVKPGVAKRPISAVPKPVVDFDEELIKRFQSLFDEVNMVEIGEGSSNADVQLVGPNVKLSNWKATPLPARKKFCSFYVGFNDMTCMRNFQPNLKSQSNSEITIQEVEGDDETEYDEEAAFEKEEIIKTLFAYKDVFAWSYDDMPGLSTDLVAHKLPTDPTFPPVKQKLRKFKTDMSVKIKEEIAKQLEAKVIRITQYPTWLANVVPVPKKDGKTRVCVDYHDLNKASPKDNFPLPNIHILIDNCAKHEIGSFVDCYVGYHQILMDEEDAEKTAFITPWGTYCYRVMPFGLKNAGATYMRAMTTIFHDMIHKEIEVYVDDAIIKSKKQSDHVGDLRKFFQRLRRYNLKLNPAKYAFGVPSGKLLGFIVSRRGIELDPSKIKAIQELLPPKNKTEVMSLLGRLNYISRFIAQLTTTCEPIFKLLKKNAAVKWTDECQEAFDKIKNYLLNPPVLVPPEPGRPLILYLTVTDNSFGCVLGQHDITGKKEQAIYYLSKKFTPYEVKYTLLERTCCALTWVAQKLKHYLSSYTTYLISRMDPLRYIFQKPMPTGRLAKWQILLTEFDIIYVTRTAMKAQALADHLAENSVDEAYEPLKTYFPDEEAMYVDEADHDEKPGWKLFFDGAANMKARLRFYCTNNMAEYEACILGLRLAIDMGVQEILVLGDSNLLVHQIQGEWETRDLKLIPYRQCLHDLCQRFRSLEFRHIPRIHNEIADALATLASMLHHPDEIYVDPLHIQIRDQHAYCNVVEEELNGEPWFHDVEEYIKLGVYLTHATSDQKRTIRRLASGFFLSGGILYKRTPDLGLLRCIDAKQASTIMAEVHSGVCGPHMSGYVLTRKILRAATYNIDALAFVAWGMDVIGPIEPAASNGHRFILVAIDYFTKWVEDVTFKSVTKKVVVDFVHSNIICRFGIPKVIITDNAVNLNSHLMKEVCQQFKITHRNSTPYHPKANGDVEAANKNIKKLMVYGTEAVIPAEVEIPSLRVIVEAGIDDDEWVKTRLEQLSLIDEKRLAAVCHGQLYQKRMAKAYNKKVRPLKFEVGQLVLKRILPHQAEAKGKFAPNWKGPFIVTKVLLNGALYLTDIEGKCVDMAINSDAVKRYYV